A single Xiphias gladius isolate SHS-SW01 ecotype Sanya breed wild chromosome 18, ASM1685928v1, whole genome shotgun sequence DNA region contains:
- the tmem82 gene encoding transmembrane protein 82 has product MLSFITSLLPTSYFLPGWLTLDTNPLDSLLQGLIGACGISVLCSLLRVHLFLEEESWSDKNDKDTSSQRGPSYQRRAKTGLTGVLQFFLVTGILAVVGSRVASLVVLEFCLRAVSGWVTAGPDSRKFLQQLLVQSQFSLGCALSCSLHFIHEGAAQRWLCLLLAAALSWFMARQATRLLHHVMALYKLHSSQRYCGICISLLTSGRCLLPMLCRTMIITFSVAVLAAVSIINQHFLSATEALRFWTPLTICYTLLVVYMQEEQHRLPGSQAVLNTVVVRLGGLMVLMLTVGRWADVLHILMCFLGEASCLIPTKDLLDAASSQDEEDYTDYAKRDCRRPPARQKEHQR; this is encoded by the exons ATGTTATCATTTATCACGTCACTTCTTCCGACTTCCTACTTCCTACCGGGATGGTTGACTCTAGATACAAATCCACTGGATAGTTTACTTCAAG GACTGATAGGTGCATGTGGGATCTCTGTGCTATGCTCCTTGTTGAGAGTGCACTTATTTTTAGAGGAAGAGAG CTGGagtgataaaaatgataaagacaCATCAAGCCAGAGGGGACCCAGTTATCAAAGGAGAGCTAAAACTGGACTTACTGGGGTGCTCCAGTTTTTCCTTGTGACTGGGATTCTGGCTGTAGTGGGCTCCCGTGTGGCATCCCTGGTGGTACTAGAATTTTGTCTTCGGGCTGTGTCTGGATGGGTTACAGCTGGACCC GACTCCAGGAAATTTCTACAGCAGCTGTTAGTTCAAAGCCAGTTCTCTCTGGGCTGTGCCCTAAGCTGCAGTCTGCACTTTATCCACGAGGGGGCGGCCCAGCGCTGGCTATGCCTGCTCCTGGCAGCAGCACTCAGCTGGTTCATGGCTAGGCAGGCCACACGCCTGCTGCACCATGTCATGGCTCTGTATAAACTCCACAGCTCACAGCGCTACTGCGGCATTTGCATCAGCCTCCTCACGTCAGGCCGATGCCTGCTGCCCATGCTGTGCAGGACTATGATCATTACCTTCTCTGTGGCTGTGTTGGCCGCCGTATCAATCATTAATCAACACTTCCTCTCTGCAACGGAGGCCCTCAGGTTTTGGACACCACTGACTATCTGTTACACACTGTTGGTGGTGTACATGCAGG AGGAGCAGCACCGTCTGCCCGGCAGCCAGGCTGTCCTGAACACAGTGGTGGTGCGTCTCGGAGGTTTGATGGTCCTGATGCTGACTGTTGGACGCTGGGCCGACGTGCTCCACATCCTAATGTGTTTCCTGGGTGAGGCCAGCTGTCTAATCCCCACTAAGGATCTGCTGGATGCAGCATCCTCACAG GATGAAGAGGATTATACAGACTACGCAAAAAGAGACTGTCGCAGACCACCAGCAAGACAGAAGGAGCATCAGAGATAG